A stretch of Crossiella cryophila DNA encodes these proteins:
- a CDS encoding BKACE family enzyme, with protein sequence MTAPLPTTGTLLTVAPTGAEHEKAEVPNLPVTLDELVKTAADCQRVGAGLIHVHIRDDDAEPTLDLGRLKETVDALRSETDLVVQLSTGGAVTDPEEDRLAVLDALPDSASCTMGTVNFGDAVFMNRWEFIVELHKRMQERQIVPEYEIFDLGQLSSLQRLLDQHGLPAGGHVHVDLVMGVPGGMPGDTTTLTAALRLLPEGATFSATGVGRSTLPVLLASLSAGGHLRVGMEDTLSYARGERVRDNAQLVARAAAVSRIAQRPPLTPEQARKLLGVRQAG encoded by the coding sequence ATGACAGCGCCGTTGCCCACCACCGGCACGCTTCTCACCGTCGCCCCCACCGGGGCCGAGCATGAGAAGGCCGAGGTCCCCAACCTCCCGGTCACCCTGGACGAGCTGGTCAAGACCGCCGCGGACTGCCAGCGGGTCGGGGCGGGGCTCATCCACGTGCACATCCGGGACGACGATGCCGAGCCCACCCTCGACCTCGGCAGGCTGAAGGAGACCGTGGACGCACTGCGGTCGGAGACCGACCTGGTCGTGCAGCTCTCCACCGGCGGCGCGGTGACCGACCCGGAGGAGGACCGGCTGGCGGTGCTGGACGCGCTGCCCGACTCGGCCTCCTGCACCATGGGCACGGTCAACTTCGGCGACGCGGTGTTCATGAACCGCTGGGAGTTCATCGTCGAGCTGCACAAGCGGATGCAGGAACGCCAGATCGTGCCCGAGTACGAGATCTTCGACCTCGGCCAGCTCTCCTCGCTGCAGCGGCTGCTGGACCAGCACGGCCTGCCGGCGGGCGGTCATGTGCACGTCGACCTGGTCATGGGTGTGCCCGGCGGGATGCCAGGGGACACCACCACGCTGACCGCGGCGCTGCGGCTGTTGCCGGAGGGCGCTACCTTCTCCGCCACCGGGGTCGGGAGGAGCACGTTGCCAGTGCTGCTCGCCTCTCTGTCCGCGGGCGGTCATCTGCGGGTCGGGATGGAGGACACGCTCTCCTATGCCAGGGGCGAGCGGGTCCGGGACAACGCCCAGCTCGTCGCGCGGGCCGCGGCCGTGTCCAGGATTGCCCAACGTCCCCCGCTGACGCCGGAGCAGGCCCGAAAGCTGCTCGGGGTGCGTCAGGCTGGGTGA
- a CDS encoding RsiG family protein, with the protein MMEVRPGGRRRIDRVLAPDYAQDCEQRALNEVRALRDEAAQEETDLSYVRRLLHGRIDIVQAEQQRRRDGGSTSVVEQLVAILAKNAVGPATGLGRYQTQEPSRAEAHRRHVEALVSDVDLSDVTSLSDDKLLETLRAYRAEEEAVSRHRREVQLVVDRLNEEIARRYRDGGASVDELLNAQRTRQPVVEPREEE; encoded by the coding sequence GTGATGGAGGTCCGTCCAGGTGGGCGCCGGCGCATCGACCGGGTGCTCGCCCCGGACTACGCCCAGGACTGTGAGCAGCGAGCGCTGAACGAGGTGCGCGCGCTGCGGGACGAGGCCGCGCAGGAGGAGACCGACCTGTCCTACGTGCGCAGGCTGCTGCACGGCCGGATAGACATCGTGCAGGCCGAGCAGCAGCGGCGGCGGGACGGCGGGTCCACCTCGGTGGTCGAGCAGCTGGTGGCGATCCTGGCCAAGAACGCGGTGGGCCCGGCTACCGGGCTCGGCCGCTACCAGACCCAGGAGCCCTCCAGGGCCGAGGCGCACCGGCGGCATGTGGAGGCGCTGGTCTCCGACGTGGACTTGTCGGATGTCACATCGCTCTCCGATGACAAGCTGCTGGAGACCCTGCGAGCCTATAGAGCCGAGGAAGAGGCCGTGTCCAGGCACCGGCGCGAGGTTCAGCTGGTCGTGGACCGGTTGAACGAGGAGATCGCGCGGCGCTACCGGGACGGCGGCGCCTCGGTGGACGAGCTGCTGAACGCGCAACGCACCCGGCAGCCGGTCGTGGAGCCACGCGAGGAGGAGTAG
- a CDS encoding asparaginase, with the protein MVEVVRSGFREGVHRGSVVIVRPDGVLRHVRGNGRQVVLPRSSNKPFQVLGMLRCGLDLPDDTDLALGCGSHNGEPEHVARVRAILAKHGLSEADLRCPPDLPVHEASADAILAAGGKAEPVTMNCSGKHAAMLTTCVQRGWNTANYTDPSHPLQVTIRDTMADLGEEPITVTTVDGCGAPMFGLSLVGLARAFGKLVQGADGSHERRIADAMRANPFMVAGTGREDTRLMNAVPGLLSKAGAEGVYGAALPDGTAIAIKIDDGHQRARLPVMAGALRFLGAGTPELAELAEETILGGGRPVGSARLLPGVF; encoded by the coding sequence CTGGTCGAGGTGGTCCGTTCCGGCTTCCGGGAAGGAGTGCACCGCGGTTCGGTGGTCATCGTCCGGCCCGACGGCGTGCTCCGGCACGTGCGCGGCAACGGACGGCAGGTGGTGCTGCCCCGCTCCTCGAACAAGCCGTTCCAGGTACTGGGCATGCTGCGCTGCGGCCTGGACCTGCCCGATGACACCGACCTGGCGCTGGGCTGCGGTTCGCACAACGGCGAGCCGGAGCACGTGGCCAGGGTGCGCGCCATCCTGGCCAAGCACGGGCTGTCCGAGGCCGATCTGCGCTGCCCGCCGGACCTGCCGGTGCACGAGGCCAGCGCGGACGCGATCCTGGCCGCCGGCGGCAAGGCCGAGCCGGTGACCATGAACTGCTCCGGCAAGCACGCGGCCATGCTGACCACCTGCGTGCAGCGCGGCTGGAACACCGCGAACTACACCGATCCCTCGCACCCGCTGCAGGTCACCATCAGGGACACCATGGCCGACCTCGGCGAGGAGCCGATCACGGTGACCACGGTGGACGGCTGCGGCGCGCCGATGTTCGGACTGTCCCTGGTGGGGCTGGCCAGGGCCTTCGGCAAGCTGGTGCAGGGCGCCGACGGCAGCCACGAGCGGCGGATCGCCGACGCCATGCGGGCCAACCCGTTCATGGTGGCCGGGACCGGCCGCGAGGACACCCGGCTGATGAACGCGGTGCCGGGGCTGCTGTCCAAGGCGGGCGCGGAGGGCGTGTACGGGGCGGCGCTGCCGGACGGCACCGCGATCGCGATCAAGATCGACGACGGGCACCAGCGGGCCCGGCTGCCGGTGATGGCAGGCGCACTCCGGTTCCTCGGCGCGGGCACCCCTGAACTGGCCGAACTGGCCGAGGAGACCATCCTCGGCGGCGGTCGCCCTGTCGGCTCCGCGCGGCTGCTGCCCGGCGTGTTCTGA
- a CDS encoding MFS transporter — translation MTTSGYRWVVLAVGALAQGVNAAGFLGLPAISPQLRAHFGLDLAEVGLLVGAVNLGNVLALVAWGLAADRYGERLVMTVGLAGTAGCLAVAGLVDSPVRAGLALLASGIFGASTNAASGRAVMTWFASGQRGLAMGVRQTATPLGAALAAVLLPAVAAWWQAPAAFLALAALNAVAGVAVAIWVREPPGRTRPASSLGGLGLLRDRRMLRISLASGLLVVPQFVGASMLVELLHRYGLSLAAAGGLLAVAQVIGGFGRLGNGVWSDRVGSRLGPLRMVALGILVLFALAAALDPLAGTVPVWVLVAVLLPAVGLAISWNGLALTAAGEMAPPERTGVALGMQNTANYVGAALTPATAGWVATALSWPAALLLAAAGGGLAWVVLRGLREGR, via the coding sequence GTGACCACCTCTGGGTACCGCTGGGTCGTGCTGGCCGTCGGCGCGCTCGCCCAGGGGGTCAACGCGGCCGGGTTCCTCGGCCTGCCCGCGATCTCCCCGCAGCTGCGCGCGCACTTCGGCCTGGACCTGGCCGAGGTGGGACTGCTGGTCGGCGCGGTGAACCTGGGCAACGTGCTCGCGCTGGTCGCCTGGGGGCTGGCCGCGGACCGCTATGGCGAGCGGCTGGTGATGACCGTCGGCCTGGCCGGGACCGCGGGCTGCCTGGCGGTGGCCGGACTGGTCGACTCCCCGGTGCGGGCCGGATTGGCCCTGCTGGCCTCCGGAATATTCGGCGCGAGCACCAACGCGGCCAGCGGCCGGGCCGTGATGACCTGGTTCGCCAGTGGTCAGCGCGGCCTGGCCATGGGCGTGCGGCAGACCGCGACCCCGCTCGGCGCCGCCTTGGCCGCGGTGCTGCTGCCCGCGGTGGCGGCCTGGTGGCAGGCCCCGGCGGCCTTCCTGGCGCTGGCCGCGCTGAACGCGGTGGCCGGGGTGGCGGTGGCGATCTGGGTGCGCGAACCCCCCGGCCGGACCCGCCCGGCGAGTTCCCTCGGCGGCCTCGGCCTGCTGCGCGACCGCCGGATGCTGCGGATCAGCCTGGCCAGCGGACTGCTGGTGGTGCCGCAGTTCGTGGGCGCCTCGATGCTGGTGGAACTGCTGCACCGGTACGGCCTCTCACTGGCCGCGGCCGGCGGCCTGCTCGCGGTGGCCCAGGTGATCGGCGGCTTCGGCAGGCTGGGCAACGGGGTGTGGTCGGACCGGGTCGGCAGCAGGCTGGGCCCGCTGCGGATGGTGGCCCTGGGCATCCTGGTGCTGTTCGCACTGGCCGCGGCACTGGACCCGCTGGCGGGCACGGTGCCGGTGTGGGTGCTGGTGGCGGTGCTGCTGCCCGCGGTGGGGCTGGCGATCAGCTGGAACGGGCTGGCGCTGACCGCGGCCGGGGAGATGGCCCCGCCGGAGCGCACCGGGGTGGCGCTGGGCATGCAGAACACGGCCAACTACGTGGGGGCCGCGCTGACCCCGGCCACGGCGGGCTGGGTGGCCACGGCGCTGTCCTGGCCTGCCGCGCTGCTGCTGGCGGCGGCTGGTGGCGGGCTGGCCTGGGTGGTGCTGCGCGGACTGCGCGAGGGCCGCTAG
- a CDS encoding DUF3073 domain-containing protein produces MGRGRAKAKQAKVARELKYSTRSTDFDALQRELSGGELSSGDQSDGDRSDEDRVDDSYDDGQDDRR; encoded by the coding sequence ATGGGGCGCGGCCGTGCCAAGGCCAAGCAGGCGAAGGTGGCCCGGGAGCTGAAGTACAGCACTCGGTCCACGGACTTCGACGCCCTGCAGCGCGAGCTGTCGGGCGGCGAACTGTCGAGTGGCGATCAGTCCGATGGCGACCGGTCCGATGAGGACCGCGTCGACGACTCGTACGACGACGGACAAGACGACCGGCGTTGA
- a CDS encoding HdeD family acid-resistance protein, translated as MGELLLRRWWLVVVRGVAAILFGVIGLLWPGVTVLVLVFLFAFYTLVDGVAAIAGAAADRVAPAADRWLVGLLGGLGVLAGLVALFWPGITALALLFVIGAWAVVTGVLEIATGWQLRKVITGEWLLFVSGALSVVLGFLLFAFPGQGAVALIVTIAAFAILWGIVLVMLGVRLRRLTRE; from the coding sequence ATGGGTGAGTTGCTGCTGCGGCGTTGGTGGCTGGTGGTCGTGCGTGGTGTGGCCGCGATCCTGTTCGGGGTGATCGGGCTGCTCTGGCCTGGGGTCACGGTGCTGGTGCTGGTGTTCCTGTTCGCCTTCTACACCCTTGTCGACGGGGTGGCCGCGATCGCGGGGGCGGCGGCGGACCGGGTGGCGCCCGCGGCGGATCGGTGGCTGGTGGGGCTGCTGGGTGGCCTGGGTGTGCTCGCCGGGCTGGTGGCCTTGTTCTGGCCGGGGATCACGGCGCTGGCGCTGTTGTTCGTGATCGGGGCCTGGGCGGTGGTGACCGGCGTGCTGGAGATCGCCACCGGGTGGCAGCTGCGGAAGGTGATCACCGGGGAGTGGCTGCTGTTCGTCAGTGGCGCGCTGTCGGTGGTGCTGGGGTTCCTGCTGTTCGCCTTCCCAGGACAGGGGGCGGTGGCGTTGATCGTGACCATTGCCGCGTTCGCGATCCTGTGGGGCATCGTGCTGGTCATGCTCGGGGTGCGTTTGCGCCGGTTGACGCGGGAGTGA